A DNA window from Aestuariispira ectoiniformans contains the following coding sequences:
- a CDS encoding MarR family winged helix-turn-helix transcriptional regulator, producing MTKVFSPTDEKARLRLWLRLLDSANSIEREVRTRLREKFNVTLPQFDLMAALDQVSENEGLSMGQLSERLRVSNGNVTGVVNRLVKEELAMRWSPPEDRRTSFISLTKEGRARFREMAQVHQGWIDSMLGDLSDKDMEQLADLLGRTQASVERDREDEHK from the coding sequence ATGACGAAAGTATTTTCCCCCACGGATGAGAAAGCTCGCCTGCGCCTGTGGTTGCGCCTGCTGGACAGTGCGAATTCCATCGAGCGCGAAGTGCGGACCCGGCTGCGTGAAAAATTCAATGTGACGTTGCCGCAATTCGACCTGATGGCAGCCTTGGACCAGGTCTCGGAAAATGAGGGGCTTTCCATGGGGCAGTTGTCGGAACGCCTGCGTGTCTCAAACGGCAATGTGACCGGGGTGGTCAACCGGCTGGTCAAGGAAGAACTGGCGATGCGCTGGTCGCCGCCGGAAGACCGGCGCACGTCCTTCATCTCGCTGACCAAAGAGGGCCGGGCCCGTTTCAGGGAAATGGCGCAGGTCCATCAGGGCTGGATTGACAGCATGCTGGGCGATCTGTCGGACAAGGATATGGAACAACTGGCCGACCTGCTGGGCCGCACCCAGGCGTCGGTTGAACGGGATCGGGAGGACGAGCACAAATGA
- a CDS encoding ribose-phosphate pyrophosphokinase, with product MTPLIFPLPGNEATAQALVTALDAEMGALETRHFPDGESYVRFLTPVDGRRVILVCTLDRPDARIMPLIFAASGAGELGAKEVGLVVPYLAYMRQDTRFHPGEVVTSTHFAGLLNRCIDWLITIDPHLHRRKSLSEIYDMPTRVLQAAPAIAAWIKSSVDKPVLVGPDAESEQWVHAVADLAGAPFLVLEKTRHGDRDVEVTVPQVEQWQDHTPVLVDDIISTARTMIETVNHLTGTAMPAPVCIGVHAVFAGGAYQDLQDAGTTRIVTCNTIPHESNGIDLTSLLVDGVREMF from the coding sequence ATGACACCGCTGATCTTTCCCCTGCCCGGCAATGAAGCGACGGCACAAGCACTGGTAACGGCCCTCGATGCGGAGATGGGCGCGCTTGAAACGCGGCATTTTCCGGACGGCGAAAGCTATGTCCGGTTTCTGACACCGGTCGACGGCCGAAGGGTCATCCTCGTCTGCACACTGGACCGGCCGGACGCACGGATTATGCCGTTGATTTTTGCAGCCAGCGGCGCAGGCGAGCTGGGTGCGAAAGAGGTCGGGCTGGTCGTGCCCTATCTCGCCTATATGCGCCAGGACACGCGCTTCCACCCCGGAGAGGTCGTCACTTCCACCCATTTTGCCGGACTTCTCAACCGTTGTATCGACTGGCTGATAACGATTGACCCGCATCTGCACCGGCGCAAGAGCCTGTCTGAAATCTACGACATGCCGACCCGCGTCCTTCAGGCCGCCCCGGCGATTGCCGCCTGGATCAAATCATCCGTCGACAAGCCTGTGCTGGTCGGCCCCGACGCCGAAAGCGAACAATGGGTCCACGCCGTTGCCGACCTGGCCGGTGCCCCTTTTCTCGTCCTTGAGAAAACCCGCCACGGCGACCGTGACGTGGAGGTGACTGTCCCGCAAGTGGAGCAATGGCAGGACCATACGCCGGTCTTGGTGGATGACATCATCTCCACCGCGCGCACCATGATCGAGACGGTCAATCACCTGACCGGAACGGCCATGCCTGCCCCGGTCTGCATCGGCGTCCATGCGGTTTTCGCAGGCGGTGCCTATCAGGACCTGCAGGATGCCGGAACGACCCGCATCGTGACCTGCAACACCATCCCCCACGAAAGCAACGGGATCGACCTCACATCGCTGCTGGTCGACGGCGTACGGGAAATGTTCTGA
- a CDS encoding enoyl-CoA hydratase family protein: protein MRKMAGLKPQHFRWEMKGDVAVVTLDRPEKKNPLTFDSYAELRDTFRDLRYCDDVKAVVIHGAGGNFCSGGDVFEIIGPLLEKDMVGLLEFTRMTGDLVLAIRNAPQPVIAAVDGVCAGAGSMIALASDMRFGTPAAKTAFLFTRVGLAGCDMGACALLPRVIGQGRASELLYTGRSMSADEGERWGFFNALHDSEALLDEAVAFGQRLADGPNFGHMMTKTMLNREWDMSLEAAIEAEAQAQAICMQTKDFGRAFEAFANKRKPVFEGN from the coding sequence ATGAGGAAAATGGCCGGTTTGAAGCCACAGCATTTCCGCTGGGAGATGAAAGGCGATGTGGCTGTTGTCACCCTGGATCGCCCGGAAAAGAAAAACCCGCTGACTTTCGACAGCTATGCAGAGCTGCGCGATACCTTTCGCGACCTGCGTTACTGCGACGACGTGAAGGCGGTGGTGATCCATGGCGCAGGCGGTAATTTCTGTTCCGGCGGTGATGTCTTCGAGATCATCGGGCCGTTGCTGGAAAAGGACATGGTCGGCCTGCTGGAATTTACCCGCATGACCGGGGACCTGGTGCTGGCGATCCGCAATGCGCCGCAGCCGGTGATTGCCGCGGTTGATGGTGTTTGTGCCGGTGCCGGGTCGATGATCGCGCTGGCCTCGGATATGCGATTTGGCACGCCTGCTGCCAAGACGGCCTTCCTGTTCACTCGCGTCGGTCTGGCCGGATGCGACATGGGGGCCTGTGCCTTGTTGCCGCGTGTCATCGGTCAGGGCAGGGCCAGTGAACTTCTCTATACCGGACGCAGCATGAGCGCCGATGAGGGCGAACGCTGGGGCTTTTTCAATGCACTGCATGACAGTGAGGCCCTGCTGGATGAGGCCGTGGCCTTCGGTCAGCGTCTCGCCGATGGGCCCAACTTCGGTCACATGATGACCAAGACCATGCTGAACCGCGAATGGGATATGAGCCTCGAGGCTGCCATCGAGGCAGAAGCACAGGCCCAGGCGATCTGTATGCAGACCAAGGATTTCGGGCGGGCTTTCGAGGCCTTTGCCAATAAACGGAAACCTGTCTTTGAGGGGAATTAA
- a CDS encoding SDR family NAD(P)-dependent oxidoreductase, with amino-acid sequence MTDLTGKHVLVTGGGKGIGEAVARRLAADGAKVTVLGRSLEPLLAVASSLPQGQALSCDVTDEAAVNAAIQEAVEVFGPVEILVNNAGAALSAPFLKQTGDDLRRMLEINTVSTWTCTQAVLGGMVDRGWGRVVNVASTAGLKAYPYVASYVMAKHAVVGLTRTLALELARKGVTVNAVCPGYTETDMVRGAVQTIIDKTGRSEDEARMELAKNNPQKRLVQPDEVAETVSWLCGANSDSINGQSIAIAGGEVM; translated from the coding sequence ATGACCGACCTTACAGGAAAACACGTATTGGTCACCGGGGGTGGCAAGGGGATCGGTGAGGCCGTCGCCCGCCGCCTGGCTGCCGATGGGGCGAAAGTCACCGTGCTTGGCCGGTCTCTGGAGCCGTTGCTTGCAGTGGCAAGCAGCCTGCCGCAGGGGCAGGCGCTTTCCTGCGACGTGACGGATGAGGCGGCGGTGAATGCCGCAATCCAGGAGGCGGTCGAGGTTTTCGGGCCGGTCGAAATTCTGGTGAATAATGCCGGGGCGGCCTTGAGTGCGCCTTTCCTGAAGCAGACCGGCGACGATCTGCGCCGGATGCTGGAAATCAATACGGTCAGTACATGGACCTGCACCCAGGCGGTGTTGGGCGGCATGGTCGATCGTGGCTGGGGCCGGGTCGTGAATGTCGCCTCCACGGCGGGTCTCAAGGCCTATCCCTATGTGGCGAGCTATGTGATGGCGAAACATGCAGTTGTCGGCCTGACGCGCACCTTGGCCCTGGAACTGGCGCGCAAGGGCGTGACCGTGAATGCGGTCTGTCCCGGTTATACGGAAACGGACATGGTGCGCGGCGCAGTCCAGACGATCATCGACAAAACCGGGCGCAGCGAAGACGAGGCACGGATGGAACTGGCAAAGAACAACCCGCAGAAACGTCTGGTTCAACCCGATGAGGTTGCGGAAACCGTGTCCTGGCTTTGCGGCGCCAACAGCGACAGCATCAACGGACAATCAATCGCCATTGCTGGCGGTGAGGTGATGTAA
- a CDS encoding thymidine phosphorylase family protein — protein sequence MKNQHHHNLLRLTRLGIDTHDEAVVYMRKDCHICRAEGFTAHARILIRSNGNSVIATLNTTSDNLLPAGHASLSESAWERLDAKEGDLVSFEHPRTVDSLSYVRAKIYGHRLDDAEFDEIMRDIVAGQYSDIELSSFVTACSSRDLNRDEMIGLTRAMINVGDHLDWGTTPIVDKHCIGGLPGNRTTPIVVAIVAACGLVMPKTSSRAITSPAGTADTMETLAPVDLSLDDMRRVVDREGGCVVWGGAVGLSPADDLLIRVERALDIDSEGQLVASVLSKKAAAGATHLVLDLPMGPTAKVRSQADATSLAGSLLSTSRALDIKARTIQTDGTQPVGRGIGPALEAWDVLAVLQNKEDAPADLRERALHLAGSLLELAGYAPDGEGIETAGRVLTEGKAWEKFQRICEAQGGMREPPRSHHQSVIKASHAGLITNFDNRRLSRTAKLAGAPHAKASGLEMHCRLGQTVAAGEPLFTLHAETHGELNYAMGYVRNHPLIIEVK from the coding sequence TTGAAAAACCAGCATCATCACAATTTGCTACGCCTCACGCGTCTGGGGATCGACACCCATGACGAGGCGGTCGTCTATATGCGCAAGGATTGCCATATCTGCCGGGCGGAAGGTTTTACCGCCCATGCGCGCATCCTGATCCGATCCAACGGCAATTCGGTCATCGCCACACTGAACACCACAAGCGACAACCTGCTCCCCGCCGGTCATGCCAGCCTGTCCGAATCGGCCTGGGAAAGGCTGGATGCCAAGGAAGGCGACCTGGTTTCCTTCGAACATCCACGGACGGTCGACTCGCTCAGCTATGTCCGGGCTAAAATTTACGGGCACCGGCTGGATGATGCGGAATTCGACGAAATCATGCGCGATATCGTGGCCGGACAATATTCCGACATCGAACTGTCATCCTTCGTTACCGCCTGTTCCTCACGAGACCTGAACCGCGACGAGATGATCGGCCTGACCCGCGCCATGATCAATGTGGGCGACCATCTGGACTGGGGCACGACGCCGATCGTGGACAAACACTGCATCGGCGGCCTGCCCGGCAACCGGACGACACCGATCGTCGTCGCCATCGTCGCGGCCTGCGGACTGGTAATGCCCAAGACCTCATCGCGCGCGATCACCTCACCCGCGGGAACCGCCGACACAATGGAAACTCTGGCCCCGGTAGACCTCAGCCTGGACGACATGCGCCGGGTCGTGGACCGCGAGGGCGGCTGTGTTGTCTGGGGTGGTGCGGTTGGTCTCAGCCCCGCCGACGACCTGCTGATCCGCGTTGAACGCGCGCTCGACATTGACAGCGAGGGACAACTGGTTGCCTCTGTCCTGTCCAAGAAGGCCGCCGCGGGCGCGACTCATCTGGTGCTGGACCTGCCCATGGGCCCCACCGCCAAGGTCCGCAGCCAGGCGGACGCCACATCCCTCGCCGGCAGCCTGCTCAGCACCAGCCGCGCGCTGGATATAAAGGCGCGCACCATACAGACCGATGGCACGCAACCGGTCGGTCGCGGCATCGGCCCCGCGCTGGAAGCCTGGGACGTATTGGCCGTACTGCAGAACAAGGAAGATGCCCCCGCCGATCTGCGGGAGCGCGCCCTGCATCTGGCGGGCAGCCTGCTTGAACTGGCGGGCTATGCCCCGGACGGCGAAGGCATCGAGACTGCGGGTCGGGTGCTGACGGAGGGAAAGGCCTGGGAGAAATTCCAACGCATCTGTGAGGCCCAGGGTGGCATGAGGGAACCGCCCCGATCCCATCATCAAAGCGTCATCAAGGCCTCACATGCAGGGCTGATTACCAATTTCGACAATCGCCGTCTGTCCCGCACGGCCAAATTGGCCGGGGCGCCGCATGCCAAGGCGTCGGGTCTGGAAATGCATTGCAGGCTGGGGCAGACTGTGGCGGCAGGAGAGCCCCTGTTCACCCTGCACGCCGAAACCCATGGCGAGTTGAACTACGCGATGGGCTATGTCCGCAATCACCCCCTGATCATCGAGGTAAAATAG
- a CDS encoding acyl-CoA dehydrogenase family protein has translation MADRSFLDWPFLDEGHKALAYDLDAWAEREIAELAHAESDVDETCRELVAKLAEGGWLRYAVPASHGGLRDKLDVRSLCLIRETLARHGGLADFAFAMQGLGSGPISLFGTDDQKQAYLPAVAQGEKIAAFALSEPEAGSDVAALATTAERDSDHFILNGLKTWISNGGIADFYVVFARTGEAAGAKGLSAFIVDADTPGLTVEERIEVVAPHPLATLKFENCRVPASAQLGAGGAGFKIAMATLDVFRSTVGAASLGFARRALDEALERCSTRELFGAPLADLQMTQASLADMATDVDASALMIYRAAWTKDLVADRVTREAAMAKLYATEAAQRVIDKGVQLFGGHGVTVGNVMEKLYREVRALRIYEGASEVQKVIIARQALTLHAAARND, from the coding sequence ATGGCTGACCGCTCCTTCCTCGACTGGCCGTTTCTGGATGAGGGGCATAAGGCCCTGGCTTATGATCTGGATGCCTGGGCAGAGCGCGAGATTGCAGAGCTGGCCCATGCGGAAAGTGATGTTGATGAGACCTGCCGCGAGCTGGTGGCCAAGCTGGCGGAAGGGGGCTGGCTGCGCTATGCCGTTCCGGCGTCCCATGGCGGGTTGCGCGATAAGCTGGACGTCCGGTCGCTCTGTCTGATCCGGGAAACACTGGCGCGCCACGGCGGGTTGGCGGATTTCGCTTTTGCCATGCAGGGGCTGGGCAGCGGCCCGATCAGCTTGTTCGGTACTGATGACCAGAAGCAGGCCTATCTGCCTGCGGTCGCCCAGGGTGAGAAGATCGCGGCTTTTGCCCTGTCGGAGCCGGAAGCAGGCTCAGACGTGGCGGCGCTTGCGACCACGGCGGAACGGGATAGCGATCATTTTATTCTGAATGGTCTGAAAACATGGATATCAAATGGTGGCATTGCCGATTTCTATGTAGTTTTCGCCCGCACGGGCGAGGCGGCTGGGGCCAAGGGCCTCAGTGCCTTTATTGTTGATGCGGATACCCCGGGTCTGACGGTTGAGGAACGGATCGAGGTGGTTGCGCCGCATCCGCTGGCCACGCTGAAATTCGAAAATTGCCGCGTCCCGGCCAGTGCCCAGCTCGGTGCCGGCGGGGCGGGGTTCAAGATCGCCATGGCGACGCTGGATGTTTTCCGCTCCACGGTCGGGGCGGCGTCCCTGGGGTTTGCCCGCCGTGCGCTGGATGAGGCATTGGAGCGCTGTTCGACGCGCGAATTGTTCGGTGCGCCGCTGGCGGATCTCCAAATGACCCAGGCCAGCCTGGCCGACATGGCGACGGATGTCGATGCCTCCGCACTTATGATCTACCGCGCCGCCTGGACCAAGGATCTGGTGGCGGACCGTGTGACCCGCGAGGCGGCTATGGCCAAACTTTATGCAACGGAGGCAGCCCAGCGCGTGATCGACAAGGGCGTACAGCTTTTCGGCGGCCACGGGGTGACCGTCGGCAATGTGATGGAAAAGCTGTATCGCGAGGTGCGGGCGCTGCGCATCTATGAAGGGGCCTCGGAAGTGCAGAAGGTGATTATCGCCCGTCAGGCGCTGACCCTGCATGCGGCGGCCAGGAACGATTGA
- a CDS encoding bifunctional salicylyl-CoA 5-hydroxylase/oxidoreductase yields the protein MKVICVGGGPAGLYFAISMKLQDPSHDVTVVERNRSDDTFGWGVVLSDDVMNRMAENDPVSAEAIRGRFAHWDDLTIHFKGESITSGGHGFSGIGRKQLLLILQDRARELGVKLEFQSEVTPEDIERFQKEADLVIAADGLNSKVRALYADTFQPDIDNRPNKFMWLGTHQNFKDAFTFIFEQTEHGWIWAHCYQFDAETSTFIVECSEETWKGLGFDKTDTDGTIEICERIFARYLDGNSLMNNAKHLRGNAWINFPRVTCGKWYHDNVILMGDSAHTAHFSIGSGTRLAVEDAIDLARMLHDGRPLNEVLEEYQETRGLEVIRLQSSARNSMTWFEDLDRYTDQEPMQFMYSLLTRSQRVSHENLRLRDKIWLEELESWFAEKATGFKPKSPLPPMFTPFQLRGMDLKNRVVVSAMCMYSAKDGLPSDWHLVHYGSRAMGGAGLIMTEMTNISQDARISPGCTGIYNDQHEAAWKRIVDFVHGSSDAKIGLQLGHAGPKGSTQLGWEVMDAPLKEGNWPIYAASDVPWSPENQTPRAMTREDMDRVKADYLAATERAIRCGFDLLELHCAHGYLLSSFITPLMNKRSDEYGGSLENRLRYPLEVFNAIRALWPEDRPMSVRVSSTDWMGDLGITPEESVEIAKAFKAAGVDIVDVSAGQTSREAKPVYGRMFQTPMSDRIRNEAGVATMAVGNIYETDHVNSIIMAGRADLCCLARPHLADPYWTLHAMAELGMKDIPWPRQYEAGGAQLERNLAKAAEMALVV from the coding sequence ATGAAAGTCATTTGTGTCGGGGGTGGTCCCGCAGGTCTGTATTTCGCAATTTCCATGAAGTTGCAGGACCCGTCCCACGACGTGACCGTGGTGGAGCGGAACCGCAGTGACGATACCTTTGGCTGGGGTGTGGTGCTGTCGGACGACGTCATGAACCGGATGGCGGAAAACGACCCTGTCAGCGCCGAGGCGATCCGCGGCCGTTTTGCTCATTGGGATGATCTGACGATCCACTTCAAGGGGGAGAGCATCACTTCCGGCGGGCATGGTTTTTCCGGTATCGGACGTAAACAGCTTTTATTGATCCTGCAGGACCGGGCCCGGGAATTGGGTGTGAAGCTGGAATTCCAGTCTGAGGTAACCCCGGAGGATATCGAGCGCTTCCAGAAAGAGGCGGATCTGGTGATCGCGGCGGATGGCCTGAACAGCAAGGTCCGCGCGCTCTATGCCGATACATTCCAGCCGGATATCGATAATCGCCCGAATAAATTCATGTGGCTGGGCACGCATCAGAATTTCAAGGATGCCTTCACCTTCATTTTCGAGCAGACGGAGCATGGCTGGATCTGGGCCCATTGCTATCAGTTCGATGCCGAAACCTCGACCTTCATCGTGGAATGTTCCGAGGAGACCTGGAAGGGGCTCGGTTTCGATAAGACCGATACGGATGGCACAATCGAGATTTGCGAGCGGATTTTCGCTCGCTATCTGGATGGCAACAGTCTGATGAACAATGCCAAGCACCTGCGCGGCAATGCCTGGATCAACTTCCCGCGGGTGACCTGTGGAAAGTGGTATCACGACAATGTAATCCTGATGGGGGATTCGGCGCATACGGCCCATTTCTCCATCGGGTCCGGTACGCGACTGGCGGTCGAGGATGCGATTGACCTGGCGCGGATGCTGCACGACGGACGTCCCCTCAATGAGGTGCTGGAGGAATATCAGGAGACCCGTGGGCTGGAGGTGATCCGCCTGCAAAGCTCTGCACGCAACTCCATGACATGGTTTGAGGATCTGGACCGTTATACCGATCAGGAACCCATGCAGTTCATGTATTCCCTGCTGACCCGGTCTCAACGCGTCAGCCATGAAAACCTGCGCTTGCGGGACAAGATATGGCTGGAGGAACTGGAAAGCTGGTTTGCGGAAAAGGCGACGGGTTTCAAACCGAAAAGCCCGCTGCCGCCCATGTTCACGCCGTTCCAGTTGCGCGGCATGGACCTGAAGAACCGCGTGGTGGTCAGTGCCATGTGCATGTATAGCGCCAAAGACGGCCTGCCCAGTGACTGGCATCTGGTGCATTACGGCAGCCGCGCCATGGGCGGGGCCGGGCTGATCATGACAGAAATGACCAATATCAGTCAGGACGCGCGCATCTCTCCGGGCTGCACCGGTATTTACAATGACCAGCATGAAGCCGCCTGGAAGCGCATTGTCGATTTCGTCCATGGCAGTTCGGACGCCAAAATCGGGCTGCAGCTTGGCCATGCGGGGCCGAAGGGCTCCACCCAACTGGGTTGGGAGGTGATGGATGCGCCGTTGAAAGAGGGCAACTGGCCGATCTATGCGGCCTCCGATGTGCCCTGGTCGCCGGAAAACCAGACACCGCGTGCGATGACGCGTGAGGATATGGACCGGGTGAAGGCGGATTATCTGGCCGCCACCGAACGCGCGATCCGCTGTGGATTCGACCTGCTGGAATTGCACTGCGCCCATGGTTATCTGCTGTCGTCCTTCATCACACCCTTGATGAACAAGCGGAGTGACGAATATGGCGGCAGTCTGGAAAATCGCCTGCGTTATCCGCTTGAAGTATTCAACGCGATCCGTGCCTTGTGGCCGGAAGACAGGCCCATGTCTGTGCGTGTTTCCTCCACCGACTGGATGGGTGATCTGGGGATTACGCCGGAAGAGTCGGTAGAGATCGCCAAAGCATTCAAGGCCGCAGGTGTCGATATCGTCGACGTGTCTGCCGGTCAGACCTCCCGCGAGGCCAAGCCGGTCTATGGCCGCATGTTCCAGACGCCCATGTCCGATCGTATCCGCAACGAGGCCGGTGTGGCGACCATGGCGGTCGGCAACATCTATGAAACCGACCATGTGAACTCCATCATCATGGCAGGGCGCGCGGATCTCTGCTGTCTGGCGCGGCCGCATCTGGCGGACCCATACTGGACCCTGCATGCCATGGCGGAACTGGGTATGAAGGATATCCCCTGGCCCAGGCAATATGAGGCTGGTGGCGCGCAATTGGAACGCAATCTGGCGAAAGCCGCAGAAATGGCATTGGTGGTGTAG